The DNA region AAAAGCGGGTTTCCCTGCGGAGCGGATCCATTTCCATGGCAATAACAAGAGCGTTGAGGAATTGGAAATGGCCATTGATGCCAAGATCGGCTGCTTTGTTGTCGATAACTTCTATGAACTCGATTTGTTGCACGCTTTGGCGAAAGAGAAAGATGTAAAAGTGAACATATTGCTGCGCTTAACGCCTGGCGTTTCGGCGCATACGCATGAATATATTTCGACTGGACAGGATGACTCTAAATTTGGTTTTAGCGTTACAAAAGGTCAAGCGCAAGAAGCATTGATAAAAGCGTTAAAAATGGACCATTTTGAGGTGCTTGGGATTCACTCCCATATTGGTTCGCAAATTTTTGAGACCGTCGGTTTCGTTGCCGCCGTTGAAACGTTATCCGATTTCTTGTTGGCGATCCGCGCGGAAACAGGCTATGAATTGTCCGTGCTCAATCTGGGTGGTGGATTTGGTATTCGTTATACGGAGGAGGATCGTCCGCTATCGGCAAAAGAATATATAGCTCCAATTACAAATGCGGTCAAAACACGTTTTACAGCGGAAAATTATCCGCTCCCTGAAATTTGGATTGAGCCTGGCCGCAGCATCGTAGGCGATGCGGGAACGACCTTGTACACGATCGGATCTATCAAGGAGATTCCTGGCATCCGCAAATACGTGTCAGTGGACGGCGGGATGACAGACAATATCCGCCCCGCGCTATATCAGTCGAAATACGAAGCGATGTTAGCCAATCGCGCAAATGATGACAAAAATGACCTCGTTTCAATTGCAGGAAAGTGCTGTGAATCAGGGGATATGCTGATTTGGGACATCACACTGCCAGAAGTAAAGGCAGGCGATACTTTAGCGGTATCATGCACAGGGGCTTATGGGTATGCGATGGCGAATAACTATAACCTGTTAACTCGCCCCGCGATCGTCTTTGTTAAAAATGGTCAAGCCAACGTCGTCGTCGAGCGCGAAACGTATGAAGACTTGATCAAAAGAGACCGCATCCCTCAAGCAATGATGGCTTCCAAATAAGGGAAGAAAGTCCACAGTGGAAAACTGTGGGCTTTTTTGTTTTGTCGGCGGTGATTGGCGCGCCGAGGATGGGTGGGCATAATATCCTAGAATAGCTGAAGGAAGGAAAGGGTGTAATCTATGTGAATTCATCATTGACCTTTTGATTATATTGTGGTGGGGACTGGACCCGCTGGGGCTGTTATGGCGAAGATGCTCTCAGATGATAAAAAAACATCTGTCTTGGTTTTGGAGGCAGGTGAAAACAATGATCGCGAACAGCCGATTCGAAATTCCGCTTTTGCTTTGGAATTAGAAGAGAAGTTCTTCCCTCAATACTTCTGGCAAGGAGAAGGTATACCGCTATTAAAAGAAAAATAGAACAAGAAAGCCAACCTTCCCTCACAAGGGAAAGTTGGCTTATGTGAGTTAACCTAAGAAAGCAATGGACTCTTTCGTTTTTCGGGCGAAGGCCAGCGGGTTGTCGATTGATTCCCAGTGAATATACATTAAGCGGGGGGATTCATTTAACCAATGATTATGAAGCGCGGTAACCGTAATTCCTCTCTTTTGTAAATTACGAATTAATCTATTGGCTTGATTTTGAAAGCAGGCCGTCTCGCCTAAACAGAGCGCCCGTCCTGATCGATCTAAAGATTCGAATGAAAACAACTGATAATTTACTAAAGGAGAATTCGTGCGCCTACCAAGGATAGAAGCCTTAAACCTTCGTGTTCGACTGACAAAGCAGACAGGCCCTGGCTCAATTTCGTGTTCTGTCCCGCCTAATGTTCTGCTAAATCGGTTACATAGTTGTCGGAATCGAGGACTTACCTGCTGTTGTTTAATCTTTGCCATTTACATACTCCTCTCATCTTTTCGGTACTTGTTGAAATTAGCCTAGGAAGGAAATGGATCGTTTCGTTTTACGCGCGAAAGCGACCGGATCATCAATCGCTTCCCAGTGAACGTACATAATCCGAGGCTTATCAAATAGCCAGTGATTATGCAAAGCCGTTACTTTTTGAATCCCCTGTCTTTGCAGATTTCGAATTAATCGATTGGCTTGATTTTGCAATACGGCGGTCTCCCCTAAGCAAAGTGCGCGTCCTGACTTATCCAGTGATTCAAATGAAAATAGTTGGGCTCTAACCAAAGAGGAACGAGTCCTTCTCCCAAGAATTGTTGCGGGAAGGGAGCGAGTTCGAGTGACAAAGCAAACGGGGCCTTGCTCAATCTCTGATTTACCTCCCAAAATCCGTGTGAATTCACTACAAAGTCTCCTGAATCGTGGGCTTACCTGCTGTTGCTTCATTTTCGCCATACAAATCCTCCTTTTCAATCGTCAACACAATCTATTATGGAATGAGGGAAGGTGATTGTGTGTATACCTAAATTAGGTAAATACAGGATGTTTTCGGCTTAAAAAGGAGGAAATAGGAGTTAAGATAACATAATTTTAGAAGCTTTGAAGTGTGTAAAGAGATTTACATGCCATTCGATCATTTTTTGTTTTTTGGATAACGGATGCGGCGATTTATTTGGGTATTGAATTTTAAATGGAAAAATAGAAACAGAAGATATTTTTGTCTGGAACCATGAAGATGATAGCCGAATCTGGGTCCCGCATTGTTAGAAACGTTTGTTCGAGATAGGGTCACAGATGGTGAGATCACTATGTAATGGAGATGATTTTACGAGGAGGGAGGGGAAGGGCGGTGGCTTCTTCATTCATTTCGACAGCCCTGATTGTGGTGCTAGCTGCGTCGGCCTCTGGAACGATGTGATGACAGTTAATTTCGTGGAAAATGGTCATCCATGTTGTTATGAAGACGCTTTTTGGTCAAATACGCGAAACAACGGTCGTCAATGATACCATCATGACCAAATCTCGCGGGTTGTCGTGTTGTAATGGTTGTGATTGTAGTCATCATGACCAAATCTCACCGCAACCCATTGCAAGTTTTCCTTTTGGTTTTATTTAGCGTATAATCGAACCATATGCTTCAATACCTCAATTTTTGGAAGGAGTACATACATATGAGTAAATTTGCTGTTATGGATTTAGAAAAAGGCGGGCAGCTCAAAATCGAATTATTTGCGAATGAGGCGCCTGGAACGGTTGAGAACTTTGTAAAGTTAATCAACGATGGATATTACAATGGACTTTCGTTTCACCGTGTTATTCCTGGTTTCGTAGCTCAAGGCGGATGCCCGCACGGAACTGGCACAGGCGGTCCTGGTTATCAGATCAAATGTGAAACACAAGGAAATCCGCACAAGCACGAACGTGGCTCGCTCTCGATGGCTCACGCGGGTAAAGATACGGGAGGTTCCCAGTTTTTCATCGTTTATGAACCACAACCTCATTTAGACGGGGTGCATACGGTGTTCGGTAAAGTGGTTGAAGGAATGGAGCATGTTGACCAAATCAACCAAGGCGATAAGATGAAAGAAGTTAAAATTGTAGAAGAGTAAGACCCACAAAGGTTGTCTAGAAAAAAGGCGCAAGCTGAATTTTCAAAGACAACCTTTTTTATTTTTCAATAGTAGGGTTGACATCTCATAAAAGGCTGGTGTAGTATACGGGTATGGGTATAACGGTTGATTATTTTTTTTACTCCTTTAAATACCCTATGTGGTATGTATCAGAATAAAAAGAAAAGAGGAATGTTCCATGAATCTATCTGTTGATAAAATGATTGACGCCAAGCAGTTGGCGTGTCCGATGCCAATCGTAAGAACGAAGCAAGCAGTAGAGAAACTTGAGCCAGGTCAAGTGTTGGAAGTACAAGCGACGGATAAAGGTTCGATTGCAGATCTACAAGGATGGACAAAAAGCGCAGGGCATCATTACCTTGGTATGAAGGAAAAAGAAGGGGTGTTCAGACATTTTCTACGCAAGGCGGATCCTAATGAAGAGAAGCAGGAAACGATTCATCCCCAGACAATCACGAATGAAGCGTTGCAAGCCAAGCTTGAAAAAGCAGAAGCATTAACGATCATCGATGTGCGCGAACAAGCTGAATTTTTGTTTGGACATCTTCCTACGGCTATTTCTATACCTATGGGGGTACTTGAAGGAGGAATGGATCAATTCGATCATGACCAACCCCTTTTCATTATTTGTCGAACGGGGAATCGCAGTGATCGCGCTTGCCAGTTGTTAACAGAACTTGGGTTTAAAAATGTGACAAATGTGTTGCCTGGAATGAGTCAATGGACAGGACCAATTGAAAAAGAATAAAGAATAAAAAATGCAGAAGGAGACGATTAAAATGAGCCAATTGCAAGCGATGACCGCCGCTCAAGTGGCGGAAGTGACGTTTACAAAGGAAGAACTTTTTATTTTGGATGTGCGTAATCGAGCTGATTTTGAAGAGTGGAAGATTGAGGGTCCCTCAATCGAGATGTTAAACATCCCTTATTTTGAGTTGCTAGATGGAGTGGACGATGTATTGCCGTTGATCCCGCCCAACAAAAAAACGCTCGTTGTTTGCGCGATTGAAGGTTCATCTATGTTTATCGCTGAGCAACTTGTGGCGGCGGGTAGAAAAGATGTTTTCTATTTAGCTGGCGGGATGCGGGCTTGGAGCGAGCAAATCGAGTCGGCGCTCATTTTAGCCGATGAAAAGTGGCAAGTCTATCAAATGATTCGCGTTGGAAAAGGGTGCTTGTCTTATCTTGTTATTTCTGGAACGGAGGCGCTTGTGATTGATCCTGCTAGACAAACGGAGGTCTATCAAGAAGTGGCGAACAAGGCAGGCGCGCGGATCACGCATGTTGTCGATTCCCATCTCCATGCTGACCATATCTCTGGCGGCAAAAGGCTGGCCGATGAAACTGGGGCGAATTACTATTTGATGAAAAGCGAAGGAGCTGTGTTTGAGCATCTGCCGTTTGAGGAACACCAGCAAATTCAATTTGCCGACGTTACCTTGCAAGTGTTGGCTGTAAAAACGCCCGGACATACCCCGGGGAGTGTTTCCTTCTTGATTAATGACGCGTTGTTATTTTCGGGAGACACGTTGTTTGTGAGTGGCTTAGGACGCCCTGACCTAGGCGGTAAAGTAAAAGAATGGGCAAAAGATCTATACGGCACGGTGTATGATAAATTGGCCAACATGGCGGATGAAGTGATCGTCTTACCTGGTCATGCGGGAAATCTTCACGAGGAGATGAATCAAGCGGGATATATCGGCGCGCCGCTCGGCCAGATCCGAGAACAGAATGAGCAGATGATGAACAAGAGCGAAGCTGAGTTCATAGAAGCGATTGTCGGCGCGGCGGAGACAGCAACACCCCCCAATTTTAAAGAGATCATTGCCATTAATCGCGGCCAAATTCACGTTAGCCCTGAACAAGAACAACAATTAGAAATTGGACCGAATCGGTGCGCCTTACATCATACGACATCGTAAGGAGGAACTAAAAATGAGGTGATACGATGACGACATTGCTCTACCTCGCGCTGTTCGGCCTGGGCATGATCGGCGCTTTCTTTTCAGGGTTACTTGGGATTGGCGGGGCAATTATTTTATATCCGTTGCTGCTATATGTTCCCGATGTGTTAGGAGTCGGATCTTTTACTGCCCAACAGGTTTCCTCAATGAGCATGTTTCAAGTGTTGTTCGCTTCACTGAGCGGGGTGATTTCCTTTCGCCTGCAACGAAAAGTGAATTCGTCGTCCCCAGCCGCGCCGCTTGAGCTTGTGTTGTATATGGGGCTGAGTACGTTGTTTGGCAGCCTGCTAGGGGCGGTGGGCTCTAACTTTGTAAGCGAACAAACGATTCATTTGATTTACGGCGGATTAGCGACGCTGGCGGTAATCTTGATGCTGATTCCTGTGAAAGGAGTAGAGGAAGATGCTGATATAAAGCAGCTTTCTTTTAACAAGCCGCTGGCGGTCATGTCCGCTTTTTCGATTGGGATCGTTTCAGGGATTATTGGCGCGGGCGGGGCGTTTATGTTGATTCCGATAATGGTTACGGTGTTAAGAATCCCCACACGGGTCACGATTTCGGCCTCGTTAGCGATTGTGTTTATTTCCGCGATTGGCGGGGTGATTGGCAAGTGGACAACGGGCCAAATTCCTGTTCTAGCGACTGTCTTTACTGTGTTCGGAAGTGTTATTGGGGCGCCGCTCGGTTCATTCATGAGCAGGAAAATATCTGTCGCCGCCTTGCGTTATGGGTTAGTGAGTGTAGTGGCGTTTACCGCTATTAAAATATGGGTGGATTTTTTTAATTGAGTTATAAAAGGAGCGAGTAAAGATGACAGAACAAAAGCAAAAAACGACAATTGTGTTGTTCAGCGGGGAACTGGATAAGGCGATTGCCGCTTTTATCATTGCGAACGGGGCTGCTGCCTATGATCATGAAGTTACGATTTTTACGACATTTTGGGGTTTGAATGTTTTGCGCAAAGATCGGCAACCCACTGTGAAAAAAGGGTGGCTGGGAAAAGTGTTTGGGTGGGTGATGCCGCGCGGACCGAATAAGTTAGGCTTGTCCAACTTGAACATGATCGGGATGGGCCCGAAGATGATCAAGCATGTGATGAAAAAACACAATGCGTTGTCATTGCCGCAACTGATTGAGCTCGCCCAAGAGATGGGGGTCAAATTGGTCGCCTGTACGATGACGATGGACCTATTGGGCATCCAACAGAAAGAACTGCTCGATGACGTGGAACTTGGGGGTGTTGCTGCCTACTTAGGGGATG from Ammoniphilus oxalaticus includes:
- the lysA gene encoding diaminopimelate decarboxylase, with amino-acid sequence MYLHGNSRINEQGRLEIGGCDTVELAEKYGTPLFVYDEQWIREKCRAYVQAFEETGFTYQVAYASKAFMTMAMCRLVAEEGLSLDVVSGGELFTALKAGFPAERIHFHGNNKSVEELEMAIDAKIGCFVVDNFYELDLLHALAKEKDVKVNILLRLTPGVSAHTHEYISTGQDDSKFGFSVTKGQAQEALIKALKMDHFEVLGIHSHIGSQIFETVGFVAAVETLSDFLLAIRAETGYELSVLNLGGGFGIRYTEEDRPLSAKEYIAPITNAVKTRFTAENYPLPEIWIEPGRSIVGDAGTTLYTIGSIKEIPGIRKYVSVDGGMTDNIRPALYQSKYEAMLANRANDDKNDLVSIAGKCCESGDMLIWDITLPEVKAGDTLAVSCTGAYGYAMANNYNLLTRPAIVFVKNGQANVVVERETYEDLIKRDRIPQAMMASK
- a CDS encoding DUF1259 domain-containing protein, which produces MAKIKQQQVSPRFRQLCNRFSRTLGGTEHEIEPGPVCFVSRTRRFKASILGRRTNSPLVNYQLFSFESLDRSGRALCLGETACFQNQANRLIRNLQKRGITVTALHNHWLNESPRLMYIHWESIDNPLAFARKTKESIAFLG
- a CDS encoding DUF1259 domain-containing protein translates to MKQQQVSPRFRRLCSEFTRILGGKSEIEQGPVCFVTRTRSLPATILGRRTRSSLVRAQLFSFESLDKSGRALCLGETAVLQNQANRLIRNLQRQGIQKVTALHNHWLFDKPRIMYVHWEAIDDPVAFARKTKRSISFLG
- a CDS encoding peptidylprolyl isomerase, producing the protein MSKFAVMDLEKGGQLKIELFANEAPGTVENFVKLINDGYYNGLSFHRVIPGFVAQGGCPHGTGTGGPGYQIKCETQGNPHKHERGSLSMAHAGKDTGGSQFFIVYEPQPHLDGVHTVFGKVVEGMEHVDQINQGDKMKEVKIVEE
- a CDS encoding sulfurtransferase TusA family protein, whose amino-acid sequence is MNLSVDKMIDAKQLACPMPIVRTKQAVEKLEPGQVLEVQATDKGSIADLQGWTKSAGHHYLGMKEKEGVFRHFLRKADPNEEKQETIHPQTITNEALQAKLEKAEALTIIDVREQAEFLFGHLPTAISIPMGVLEGGMDQFDHDQPLFIICRTGNRSDRACQLLTELGFKNVTNVLPGMSQWTGPIEKE
- a CDS encoding MBL fold metallo-hydrolase, whose protein sequence is MSQLQAMTAAQVAEVTFTKEELFILDVRNRADFEEWKIEGPSIEMLNIPYFELLDGVDDVLPLIPPNKKTLVVCAIEGSSMFIAEQLVAAGRKDVFYLAGGMRAWSEQIESALILADEKWQVYQMIRVGKGCLSYLVISGTEALVIDPARQTEVYQEVANKAGARITHVVDSHLHADHISGGKRLADETGANYYLMKSEGAVFEHLPFEEHQQIQFADVTLQVLAVKTPGHTPGSVSFLINDALLFSGDTLFVSGLGRPDLGGKVKEWAKDLYGTVYDKLANMADEVIVLPGHAGNLHEEMNQAGYIGAPLGQIREQNEQMMNKSEAEFIEAIVGAAETATPPNFKEIIAINRGQIHVSPEQEQQLEIGPNRCALHHTTS
- a CDS encoding sulfite exporter TauE/SafE family protein; protein product: MTTLLYLALFGLGMIGAFFSGLLGIGGAIILYPLLLYVPDVLGVGSFTAQQVSSMSMFQVLFASLSGVISFRLQRKVNSSSPAAPLELVLYMGLSTLFGSLLGAVGSNFVSEQTIHLIYGGLATLAVILMLIPVKGVEEDADIKQLSFNKPLAVMSAFSIGIVSGIIGAGGAFMLIPIMVTVLRIPTRVTISASLAIVFISAIGGVIGKWTTGQIPVLATVFTVFGSVIGAPLGSFMSRKISVAALRYGLVSVVAFTAIKIWVDFFN
- a CDS encoding DsrE/DsrF/DrsH-like family protein encodes the protein MTEQKQKTTIVLFSGELDKAIAAFIIANGAAAYDHEVTIFTTFWGLNVLRKDRQPTVKKGWLGKVFGWVMPRGPNKLGLSNLNMIGMGPKMIKHVMKKHNALSLPQLIELAQEMGVKLVACTMTMDLLGIQQKELLDDVELGGVAAYLGDASEARVNLFI